A genomic stretch from Sulfurimonas sediminis includes:
- the lolA gene encoding LolA-like outer membrane lipoprotein chaperone, giving the protein MKRIILAALLVTSGYASIKNINSFEADFLQKIVDDKGVKITYTGHVTASKPRYALWQYTKPVQKSVYILQNKIVVIEPELEQVIIKHLNGDFDLFKIIHNAKEIAKGSYLANFQNKAYIIKTENSIIKSISYKDELENDIKIVFKNQKINKKISQDKYVPDIPDEYDIVSE; this is encoded by the coding sequence AGAATAATTTTAGCTGCATTGCTAGTAACATCTGGCTATGCAAGTATAAAAAATATAAACAGTTTTGAAGCAGATTTTTTACAAAAAATAGTAGATGACAAAGGAGTGAAGATAACATATACGGGGCATGTAACAGCTTCTAAACCTCGTTATGCTCTTTGGCAGTATACAAAACCTGTGCAAAAAAGCGTTTATATTTTACAAAATAAAATTGTAGTTATCGAACCGGAGTTAGAACAGGTCATCATTAAACATCTTAATGGAGATTTTGATCTTTTTAAAATTATTCACAATGCAAAAGAGATTGCCAAAGGGAGTTATTTAGCGAATTTTCAGAATAAAGCATACATCATAAAAACAGAAAATTCCATAATTAAATCTATTTCATACAAAGATGAACTTGAAAATGATATAAAGATTGTATTTAAAAATCAAAAAATAAATAAAAAAATATCGCAAGATAAATATGTACCGGATATTCCGGATGAGTATGATATAGTCAGTGAGTAA